The Methanobrevibacter sp. nucleotide sequence AGAGGAAATCAAGTTCAAGAAATCAGACAAGAGCATCTACTTCATCAGAACTTCCACCAAATACTTCTACAAGAAAGTCAAGGACAAGTTGAGAGAAGGCGGAATAAACGAAACCCCTCGGTGCAATAATGAATAATCTCGTAATCGATTTAACACACGGCGGAGTCAAGATTGCCATCAGCCTGGCCAAGGCCGGAAAGAGCGTCCTTGCCTACGACATATACGGTACCCTGGATGACATCGACAGGCGGATGCTTGAAATCTATTCTGTGGAGCTGATTGGCCTGGACCAGCTCAAGGAGTTCAAAGGGAAGATGAAGGTCATATCCCCAATTCACCTGCCATTAAGCCACAGTGAGATTGAAAGCTACAATCCTGATTTGGACTACACGTTCATCACACATCACGAGGCGGTCCTTGAAATCCTTGAAGGATGGGGCGAGGACATACCAAAGGTTGAAATCACTGGAGTCAAGGGAAAGACCAGCTGCGCATTCATGCTTAAGGAAATACTGCTTGGCGAAAATCCGTTGATCCTATCAAGTCTAGGCGCCCTTCTATATGAGGATTCAAGGGAACTAATTTTAAAGAAAAACATTTCAATAACGCCTGCAAACATAAAGGAGACAATTGATCTTGCCTACAAGGTTGCAAATCCAATCTGCAAGATAGCTGAAGGCGAAGTGGAAAGCGAAAACCTGCGCAAGTACTCATCAGCCATCTTCGAATCATCGCTTGGAGTGACCGGAATAGGGGATGTGGGGCTTTTGACAAACATCTCTGAAAACTACCCAATCGCAAAAAATCGGCTCACTGCCGCTGAAGCCAAAAGGCAGGTCTTCAGGTGCGGATGCGTGGCGATAAACAAGGAAAGCCTTGATGAATACTACAAAGATGTGGAACATCCAAAGGTCAACACCTTCTCACTGGATGACTCTAAAGCCAATCTGTATGCTGAAAACGTCAGCTACTCTCTTGACGAAAGCGTGATTGACATTGTTTACAGGGATGTTAAAACTATTGATGATTCCTCTTTAAATGGCAAGATTCGCATTAAGACTTTCGCTCCGGGACCTCACCACTTATCCAACGTTCTTGGAGTGGTCCTGACCAGCTTATCACTGAATATTGATGAGGATAGAATCGTCAGGGGACTTGCCAACTACAAGGGCATCAGCGGAAGGACAAACAAGCGAAGCGAGGATGGAATCTGGATTATAGAGGAGATCAATCCTGGAATAAACACCGATGCGATAAAGCAGTCCATCAACATGATTCCGGATTTGGAAAACTGCTACGTATCACTCGGAGGGGACTATGGAATAACCTGTGAGGAAATCGATGAAGACAAGGTTGTGAAATATTTAAACACACTTGACTGTAAAATTATCCTTACAGGAGAGGTCGGCCGTTCGATTTCGCAAAAAATGAGTGAAAATATAGAATATATTGAAAATCCTTCTGACGTTTACAAAAAAGCAAAGACCGATGAAAAAAATCTTCTGTTCATCTATCGCTCCGATTACAGCAAGATTTCACTCAGATGATTTTAACTATTTTTTTGGCGAAAAATTGAAACATTTAATAATAAATAGCTATAAAAATTAACAATGTAGAACTAGTTATAAGTTAAAACTTATTTCTAGTAAAAATTGATTTTTCTAGAAAGAAAAATTTCGGAGATTTAAATTATGATTGTTGGAACTCGCGGAAGCAAACTGGCCCTCGCACAGACAAATCAGGTCTGTCAGGATTTAACCAGATTAACCGGCGAAGCTATTGATGTGGAAATAATCAAAACCAAAGGAGACAAGATTACCACTTCCCAGCTGTACAATATGGACTCCAAAGGCCTTTTTACCAAGGAACTGGACATAGCCCTTCTGGAAGAGGAAGTCGACTTTACGGTGCACAGCTTCAAGGATCTTCCAAGCGAACTTGATGAAGACTTAGAAATCGTTGCGGTTCCAAAAAGAGAATCTCCAAATGAAGTCCTCATATCCAACAAAAAATGGGATGAGCTGGAGCCTGAATCCAAGCTTGGAACCAGCAGCCTTAGAAGGGAAGCGTTCTGCAATCTCCATGAAAAGGACTTTGACCTGCAGCCGATTCGAGGAAACATCGAAACCAGAATCGACAAGGCCCTCAACAGCGATTTGGATGCTACAATAATGGCTGAAGCGGGACTTAAAAGATTGAATCTGACAGGATACATCAAGGAAGTGTTTCCATTGGATTACATCACACCCCCAGCAGGCCAAGGGGCTCTTGCAATCATTACCCGTAAGGATTGTGATAAAAAGGACAAAATTGCTAAATTGAATGATTATGTATCTATGCAGGAAGTACTTGCAGAGAAAAAGGTGCTTGAGGAACTTGGCGTAGGTTGCCAATGGCCAATCGGTTCGATAGCACAGATGAAAGACACAGAACTTAATGTTTATTCAATATTACTGACTCAAAAAGGAGAAATCCTTAAGGAGCAAACTGAAAAAGGTTCTATTAAAGATGCGCTTGAACTTGGCAGGCGCATTGGAGGAATTTTTGCAGATTATGTTTAAACGGAGGAATTGAAATTGAAAACTGTTAACGTAGGAGTTATTGGAGTAGGAGCGATGGGTGAAAACCATGTCCGTGTATACCACAAGCTAGCAGAAGCAAACCTTCTGGCCGTTTCTGATGTTAGCGAAAGAGCGCTTAAGAAAATAGAGAAAAAATATGGCGCCAAGGGATACACCGACTACGGCGAACTACTCAAGAATCCAGAAATCGAAGCTGTAAGCGTATGCGTGCCGACTACTTTCCACCATTCGGTAGTTATGGAAGCGATAAAGTACGGCAAGCATGTTTTAGTCGAAAAGCCAATCGCATTCACATTAGAGGAAGCCGAAGAGATGATTGCCGCTGCCAAAGAGGCGGGAGTGATTCTTTCAACAGGACATGTCGAACGGTTCAACCCAGCAGTCCAAAAGACAAAGGAACTTGTTGATGACGGAGTCATCGGGGATGTCGTGTCTGCCTTTGCAAAAAGGGTGGGGCCATTGCCTCCTAGAATCAAGGATGTGGGGGTTTCCATAGACCTGGCAATTCACGATTTGGACATCATGAATTACCTCTTTGATGAGGACATCCTTCAGGTCTACGGGTCAATGAGCAGCAGTTTCGACGGCTCAGAATTTGAAGACCACGCAGAAATCATGGTTAACTTTGATAACGAATCCACAGGAATAATCGAGGTGAACTGGCTGACCCCATACAAAAGAAGGGAGCTGGAGCTTACCGGAACAGCCGGAATCATTTCTGTAGACTACATCAAGCAAAGCATTGAAGTTTACGGCAAATTTGCAAAAGACATTCACATCAAGCATGAGGAACCTCTCAAAGGGGAACTGGAATCCTTCCTGAATGCTGTGGCAAATGATGAAGAACCAGAAATCACTGGTGAAGATGGACTTAAAGCTCTCAAGATGGTTATTGCAGCTAACAGGTCATCTAAAGAACACAAACCAATTAGTTTTGAGGAACTCTAAAAACGTGATATCATGAAACAGAAATTAATCGACAAGGCTCAGGAATTAAGGCAGCACGGTTTCACCACCGGTGAAATCGCAGATGAACTTAATGTCAGCATGGACACCGCAAGATGGCTGACCCTTCAGAAGCAATCAGAAGTCAAGGCCGAAGCGCCGGTTGACTTTGCAATCAACTGGAAAAGCATCGGAGGAAACTCCACCCGTTTAAGCTACGTTTCAGGAGCATTGAGCGACATGGCACTAATCCATGGCGAAGCAGATGTCGTTTGCGGAATCGCAGTAAGCGGAGTTCCATTTGCAACAGTCATGGCCGAGTTTCTAGAGGACATGACCGGAATGGATACCTCAATTGCCATTTTCCACCCGAACAAGCACAGGAAAGACAATGATGAAAACGACGGGGAAGGGGCAATCAGTACCAACTTCGGAACTGTCGAAGGCAAGAAGGTCATAATCGTCGATGACGTCATAACCAGCGGAAAAACCGCAAAAGAAGTCATCCACACAGTAAAGGACCTCGGCGGAGAACCAACCTGCGTCACCGTATTGATTGACAAAGCTGGCCTTTCCGAAATTGAAGGCGTGCCTGTCGAATCCTTGATTAAAGTAAGCAGACTGTAATCTGCTTTCATTTTCTTCTTTTTTTACTTATTTTTGAATCGCCATTTCTAGGAAAACTTTAAATATAAGTTAGCACAAAATATACACAAGGTGATAATATGTATATTACAATAATCGCTTTTGAAAACATGCATGGAACCAAACCATTGAAAATTGACGCCACAGTAAAGCTGGTGAAGGAACCAGATAACCATCACGACATGGAATCCATAGCCTGCGAGATGAGATATTTCGGGAAAATCGGCTATGTGGCAAACAGTACCAGAACCGTTGTTAAAGGATGCATGAGCGCAGGAAGACTGTACGATAAGATAAATGACGTGTACTTCGCAAGAATACAATTCATCACCGGCTCAATCGCAATAGCCAAGGTGTTGAGCTCAGACGAATACATAGCGGAAGTCGAAAATCCCGAAAGCGACGTGCACTACCTGTGCGAAAATCCTGCAGAGATTGACATTGACTACATCAAAAAACATTTCTAGAGGTGATTTGATGATAAGCACACTTTCAGATGAAATTGAGCTGTTGGACGCTCAAGTTCACAAGAACATGGCAATAATACCTATAAAAACACCAAAAAACTATAAATTTGACATACTGACCCTCGAGAAGGGCTTCGAGTTGGGCCTTGCAAAGGTAAAGGAATGCGAACACTCAACAGTGAACACATTGATCGTTGAAAACAAATCTGTCGTTCCGCTTCTTTTGGTGGACGGCGAAGAGATTGTCGGAGGAGACCAGAACCGTATAGTGAATGCCACAATCCTGATTGCCCCTCAAAGCGAGATGAAGATACCTGTGAACTGCACCGAACATGGCCGCTGGGGATACAAGCATGAGTTCGTGCATTCCGAATACATTGCGGATTCAAGAACACGAGGCAGGAAAGCCCTTGCAATACATGAAGGCCGGGATGCCCAGCAGGCAGTATGGAACTCCATTGATGATCTTGAAAACGATCACCAGTTCTCATCCAAAACCCAGGCAATGGCCGAAAGCTATGATAACGTTAAGGCGGACTTGAATGAATTCATTGAATCCTTTGAGGTTGCAGATGGTCAGAATGGTGTTTTAATCATTATCGATGGTGAAATAAAAGGCTTTGAAATATTTTTCAGCTCTGAAATCTATAAGGAATACCACGAAAAGATCCTTAAAAGCTATCTGATTAATATGGAAGTCAAAGAAGAAGCGTTCACAATAAATGCAGATGAAGCTAGAGAGCTGATAATGAGTGTAATTGACAGCGACTTCAGCGAAAAGCCAAACATCGGGCTGGAAAAGCCATTTGAGTTCAAAAACGATGAAGGCATAAGTGAAATCTACACCTACAAGGATGAGATGATTCACTTTTCATACTTCACAATCGATGAAGATGATGATTTGAAAAAAGCAAGTAGTCATTTAAGAGGCGGCATTGTCATTTAAAGTCAATGCCCAACTCTCGCATCATCTTTTCTATTTTTAGGGACAGCTCCCTGTTTTCTTGATCCAACCTCTTTTTTTCACAAGCCAGATCCTTCAGATCAATGAACTCGCCCTCAAATGTGTCCACATACCTTGAAATCGACAGGTTGAAATCATTTGCCTTGATTTCAGAAATTCCAACGACATTTGAAAACTTATCGATTGTCTTTCTTGACCTGTAAACGTCCAAGACCTTTCTGATTGTATCCTCATCCAGGACGAGATTTCTCCTGAAGAGTCCTGGAACTGAATACGGTGCTTTTTTTGTCTTGAAATCTGTTGACATGTCTATGAATACGATGCGGTCTGTTCTTCTGTTTTTCCTGAACACCATGATGATTTCAGATATTGAATGCCTTGAAAGCTCGCCGGGAACGCTCATTATGGCATCTATGCAGTTCATCTCATAAGTCAGGTACTTTCTTAAAAGCCCCAGGGAATTCTTAAACAAGAAGCTTTGAGACATTGACACGACCATCAGCCCATCATCCTTTAGATTATCTATCATGTTGATTAGGAATAGATATTCGCTGTCCTTGAGCGGTGCGTACTCGCCTGAAAGGCGGACACCTCCAGTGTCCAGATCCATCTTGCTTACGATATTGTCAATTGCATCGTTAATCTCACCGTCGCTTTTAAATGACTCCTCATCCATGTTCAGATTGGCTGTGAGGAAATCCTCAATCTGCTTTCTTTTGTTCTGCCTTATGGCTTCGGGATTTTTGGCCACGTTGAAGCGGCGCATATTTCTGGTGGTGATTTGAGGAATTGCCGATATCACAACATCGAACTTGGCCCTTGAATCATCAAACGGCTCGAACGGACTTCCAAGTTCCAGGAAAACCCTGTCCAAGTCAAAGTGATTAATCAATAGCTTGACCAGGCTGCATGAGTATGCTAGCTCATCCTGGCTTTTTGCAAAGGAATTCTCAAACGGAATGCTGTAGTCATTTGCAAGGTCAACCAGAAGGGATGCGTCGTTTAGAAACGGGCTGTAGACGTCCCTTGGATATTTCACATTAGATGACACGATTGAAGAGATTAGATGGTTGATGTAATCGTTGCCATAGCCTATCCTGATCAGCCTTGACTGGCAGACCTTATCGAAGACCCTGGCAAAGGGGAAATCCTCCTCAAAGACATCGAGCTGTGAAATCGAGTATATTATGTCCTTTACGACCAGATGGGTTTCGCCAACAAACTCGAACTTGTTGAAATTGACCTCCTGGCTTAGCTTGTCGAAAATGAAATTGAAGTAAAGCCCGTAGTTTGAATCGTCTGCAAACTCAACTTTCTTGCTGAAAATGTCAAAGAATGCATATACGAAAAACCTCTCTGAATAGTGGCTGGCAATCACCTCATCGATGTAATATTCAGGGCTGTCAAGGTAGAATCCGAACATGTCCAACGCTTCGCTTCTGAAGGTTTCCCTCATGTCGTCATCCTTATAGGCCTCATCGAATGTCATGGCCTTATCCTCTATGAGGCTTTTGAAGTAGTTTTTCAAAAGGTCGCTGCAGTACTTGTATAGGAATGAATAGATGACCATGTACTGGACGTCCGGTGTGTCTTCGGCCTGCCTTATTTTAGATAAGAGGGTGTTTAAGACCTTCCTGTTTCCGGATTTCCTAACGCTCATCGGCCTCACCCCACAATTTGTTCAGTATCCCTTCCTTGAGGTTTCTGTCATAGTCAACCACCTTCAGGTCCTCGGCCACCTTCCGGTTAATCAAATCTAGAAGTTCTCCGTATCTTTTCTGAGTTTCATAGTCGGGAACTGCGAGTTCGAGCTCCCTGATCTGTCTTATTGAAGCGTGAGGAATTCTTTCTGTGCTTGAAAGCTCATAGAGCTGCTTTTTGACATGGGCATTGGTCAGCAGATGCGCTATAAATGACGGGTCAAAGCCTTCCTTAAGGCGTATAATGGCTATCCTGTCGCTTATCACCAATCCTTCACGGCTGACGCAAGCGACATCATACGGGTAAGGCATCTTCATCAGGACATCGTTTTTCCGGGTAAAATGGTGCGGCTTGATGCTTCCTGACATCATCCTTAATCTCTCGAAGTCATCCAGAATCCCGTCCTTTTTTATTGACCTCTGGACAACTACCTCAAACTCTTCGCCGTCATCTGCCAGGTATCTCCTGTATGACAGGCCCGAGAGCACTTCTGCAATCTTATACAATCTTACTTTCCTCATTTTTAGCCTCAAGTTATTTTTTTAATAAAAAATTGGGCCTTGGGTGATTTTAATGGTGAATTGGGGTTGAAATGAGCATGCTTTTTGGCGTGGTGTTCGTGTTTTCAAGCATGTTCATCTTTAATGGTGATTTATGGCCTAATTTCTTATGTGCGTGTTTGTCTTTCAATATTGCCCTCCTTTATTGGTACAGGCCGCCGACATCATCCAGAAGAGGTGCTTCATTGACCTCTGAAGCGTCCACTTTTTCTGCAGACACGCCTCCGATGACGCCTACGCTTTGGATGTTTGACTTGAGCACGGCTGTTGAGGTGATTCCAGGCCCTTGAGGGGAGAGGACAAACAGATCAAGGAAGGTGTCGTCCTCGCCGACGATGAATGCCGGTTCGATTGGCTCAGATGATTTGGTCTGCACCTTGATGAGGATATGCTTTGCCTCGCTTTCGCCTTCCATTCCTATCTCTTCCCTTATGGTGTTGTCAAGGCTTTTCACCTTTTCGCTCCAGTTGATTGAATTATGGTCATGGTTCATTATATCACATCCTTTTTTTATTCTAATCCGCATTTTCTGCGGTGGTGTTCGACTGGCGATAGAAAGAAACTTTCTATTTCAATTGCATTTTTTTAAAGAAGATGCAAGTTGTAACAATAAGTTGTACACAATAGTATATAAAACTTTTTATTTTTTCTTAATTTTCCAAAAAAATACAACTTATTACAACTACAAATAAAGTATATGGCTCAGGTTATATATAAAGTTTTTGCATTTTTTAAAAAAATGCAGAAAAGTGAAAGTGTGAAATTGCACCATGAAACATGTTTCAATGCAAATAAAAAAAATAGAAAAGGCAAGCCGAAGATTCATTCGTCTTCAGCTTCTTGTTTTTTGTCCTTTTTAACGATTTTCATCTTCTGGTTTTCCTCATCGACTTCCATGACAATCGGGTCTTCCTCAACGGCGCCCGGATCCTTTTCAACGCATTCCTGAATCTTCGCATTGATTGCTCCGGTATCCTCAGTGTCAATCAGGTCGATGATTTCAAGCTGGTTCTGGAACCTTTCAATGCCGTCCATCGGAATGTTTTCAACGAATGGAATCGCTCCGGTCGCTCCGGTGATTTTCTTCTTGTCAGGGTCCGCTCCGTTCTCGTACAATGCCTTTATGCTTTGGCCGGTGATGTGTCCCTGCACTTCAGCGCCTGTAACGATCAGAAAGCGGATGTTCGGATTTGATATAATGTTAGCAACTACCTTTTCAATGCCTAGATTCTCTGTCTTGCATGGTCCTGCTATAGCCGCACCGGACAGTTCCGCCTCGATGTGGGAAGCCAATGTGGTCACTGCAACCGGACTTTCAGGGTCGCCAACGATATAATCCCCACTGATTACAGGCCAGCCATCTGCAGGAGCTTTTTTGTCTGCCATGTCAAAACCTCCTAATATATGGATAGATTAAAA carries:
- the cfbE gene encoding coenzyme F430 synthase encodes the protein MNNLVIDLTHGGVKIAISLAKAGKSVLAYDIYGTLDDIDRRMLEIYSVELIGLDQLKEFKGKMKVISPIHLPLSHSEIESYNPDLDYTFITHHEAVLEILEGWGEDIPKVEITGVKGKTSCAFMLKEILLGENPLILSSLGALLYEDSRELILKKNISITPANIKETIDLAYKVANPICKIAEGEVESENLRKYSSAIFESSLGVTGIGDVGLLTNISENYPIAKNRLTAAEAKRQVFRCGCVAINKESLDEYYKDVEHPKVNTFSLDDSKANLYAENVSYSLDESVIDIVYRDVKTIDDSSLNGKIRIKTFAPGPHHLSNVLGVVLTSLSLNIDEDRIVRGLANYKGISGRTNKRSEDGIWIIEEINPGINTDAIKQSINMIPDLENCYVSLGGDYGITCEEIDEDKVVKYLNTLDCKIILTGEVGRSISQKMSENIEYIENPSDVYKKAKTDEKNLLFIYRSDYSKISLR
- the hemC gene encoding hydroxymethylbilane synthase gives rise to the protein MIVGTRGSKLALAQTNQVCQDLTRLTGEAIDVEIIKTKGDKITTSQLYNMDSKGLFTKELDIALLEEEVDFTVHSFKDLPSELDEDLEIVAVPKRESPNEVLISNKKWDELEPESKLGTSSLRREAFCNLHEKDFDLQPIRGNIETRIDKALNSDLDATIMAEAGLKRLNLTGYIKEVFPLDYITPPAGQGALAIITRKDCDKKDKIAKLNDYVSMQEVLAEKKVLEELGVGCQWPIGSIAQMKDTELNVYSILLTQKGEILKEQTEKGSIKDALELGRRIGGIFADYV
- a CDS encoding Gfo/Idh/MocA family protein; this translates as MKTVNVGVIGVGAMGENHVRVYHKLAEANLLAVSDVSERALKKIEKKYGAKGYTDYGELLKNPEIEAVSVCVPTTFHHSVVMEAIKYGKHVLVEKPIAFTLEEAEEMIAAAKEAGVILSTGHVERFNPAVQKTKELVDDGVIGDVVSAFAKRVGPLPPRIKDVGVSIDLAIHDLDIMNYLFDEDILQVYGSMSSSFDGSEFEDHAEIMVNFDNESTGIIEVNWLTPYKRRELELTGTAGIISVDYIKQSIEVYGKFAKDIHIKHEEPLKGELESFLNAVANDEEPEITGEDGLKALKMVIAANRSSKEHKPISFEEL
- a CDS encoding orotate phosphoribosyltransferase-like protein → MKQKLIDKAQELRQHGFTTGEIADELNVSMDTARWLTLQKQSEVKAEAPVDFAINWKSIGGNSTRLSYVSGALSDMALIHGEADVVCGIAVSGVPFATVMAEFLEDMTGMDTSIAIFHPNKHRKDNDENDGEGAISTNFGTVEGKKVIIVDDVITSGKTAKEVIHTVKDLGGEPTCVTVLIDKAGLSEIEGVPVESLIKVSRL
- a CDS encoding ARPP-1 family domain-containing protein, whose product is MISTLSDEIELLDAQVHKNMAIIPIKTPKNYKFDILTLEKGFELGLAKVKECEHSTVNTLIVENKSVVPLLLVDGEEIVGGDQNRIVNATILIAPQSEMKIPVNCTEHGRWGYKHEFVHSEYIADSRTRGRKALAIHEGRDAQQAVWNSIDDLENDHQFSSKTQAMAESYDNVKADLNEFIESFEVADGQNGVLIIIDGEIKGFEIFFSSEIYKEYHEKILKSYLINMEVKEEAFTINADEARELIMSVIDSDFSEKPNIGLEKPFEFKNDEGISEIYTYKDEMIHFSYFTIDEDDDLKKASSHLRGGIVI
- a CDS encoding N-6 DNA methylase; protein product: MSVRKSGNRKVLNTLLSKIRQAEDTPDVQYMVIYSFLYKYCSDLLKNYFKSLIEDKAMTFDEAYKDDDMRETFRSEALDMFGFYLDSPEYYIDEVIASHYSERFFVYAFFDIFSKKVEFADDSNYGLYFNFIFDKLSQEVNFNKFEFVGETHLVVKDIIYSISQLDVFEEDFPFARVFDKVCQSRLIRIGYGNDYINHLISSIVSSNVKYPRDVYSPFLNDASLLVDLANDYSIPFENSFAKSQDELAYSCSLVKLLINHFDLDRVFLELGSPFEPFDDSRAKFDVVISAIPQITTRNMRRFNVAKNPEAIRQNKRKQIEDFLTANLNMDEESFKSDGEINDAIDNIVSKMDLDTGGVRLSGEYAPLKDSEYLFLINMIDNLKDDGLMVVSMSQSFLFKNSLGLLRKYLTYEMNCIDAIMSVPGELSRHSISEIIMVFRKNRRTDRIVFIDMSTDFKTKKAPYSVPGLFRRNLVLDEDTIRKVLDVYRSRKTIDKFSNVVGISEIKANDFNLSISRYVDTFEGEFIDLKDLACEKKRLDQENRELSLKIEKMMRELGIDFK